Below is a window of Drosophila willistoni isolate 14030-0811.24 chromosome XR unlocalized genomic scaffold, UCI_dwil_1.1 Seg144, whole genome shotgun sequence DNA.
TTAAACTAAAATCAAATAACAGCGAAAGTTCTTGAAACTAACAAATGATTCACAATCTGTGTGcataaaaaagtatatatatttacgtCCATAggttgtatatatgtatatatatttatcatgTTGTTTTACGTAGTAGAGAAATGCCCATTTTgatgagagaaagagagattgCAAGCTAATTCCATCAACTGATAAGATAAACACATTTCGTTTTTCCTTTATGaatttacacacacatttttcaaaatatttatatgcatttgtttaattttttagaaatttttgacaaaaaaaaagggcaatAAAACAGTTAATATAACTGCAAAACAttgtattattgttattgttgttgttggtttttagtataaataaaacacactTGACACATATTGAAATGAAGATCGagggagagagcgagagaaagaaagagagagatggagcTCAACCGGCATAATACAAAACATCCAAGACTCGTAATGGAGCAGCAGCTCAGACTTGTCTGAACTGAACTGTATCTCCTCTTTGCCCCTCTCTCCACACACTTTATGGagtaaatgaaagaaaaacccGTTTCGCGGTTACTAAGAGGGGGGGCAAAGAGGAGAAACAATTCATTGACCGCTTTGCTGTgctgatcatcatcatcatcatcatcataattaTTAGGCATCCagctcatcatcatcatcatcatgatgatcaTCTGTTGTAGTAAATGGTCAGTCAGTGCGTGGCATTAATTTCAAGTGATGGCAGGGGGATGGGGATGGGAACAGGAGATTCCTAcaacatttgtttgtttgttttcatttaGTTTACACTCTGTGCTTTCTTTATCTCCATCTCCCTCTCCCCcttctcttttgcttttgtttttgtttctttttttttgtcaaagaAGAAGGCgaaataattcaattaaatgtagtcagtaaaaacaaaaacaaaactacgCAAATGAAGTGCAACATTCAACAAGAACAGGACCGGATTAACACATGACATGCGGGCAAAATGTACACCAAATTCAATTATATGCAAAAGTTTGCTTCAGACATTCTTTAGATGTTTCTAGTGACCCGATTTCATCATCTGCTtttcagaaacaaaaacatctCCTTATGATCTATATAACTAGATAAGATTCAGTTAAAAAGAGATAAGAGATAATTAGCTATCACTTACTCCCCAGTCAATTTTCTGACAGATCCGTCTCTGGTCAAGGGATTGGGGGATGTGGTGGGTGGTTCGATTGGTCGCTTGgtcacttttttttgtgttggtgGTTGCTTGAACTTGAACAAATTAAAtgccagacagacagagagtcGCGAGAGACAGGGGGAGATGGCAACTCGGAAAATAGAGGGCAAAACCCCCCCGCCGTACAGACGAAAGGAAaggagaggagaggagagTGAGTGTCAGAGGGTCAGAGGGAGATGGTAGCTGGTGGAGCTTTCTTTGTGTTGTGCACTTGACTTTCAGCCACAACGAACGACAACGACGGCGACATTTTtattgccaaaaataaaagtacatACTATACGAcggtttgtatgtatgtatgtgtctgtgtgtgtgtgtgtatgtatggatacaataataacaaaattaagcaaaaacaaacattgaACGAGTTGCGCGATTCACTTTGTTTCTCAAATAACCAACAACAGAGCCTTGAGGATTAGGTTCAACGAACGTGGACAAAAtgaacaaacaattttttttagagtTAACCGACAAACTAAACCAACTACGACGAATGTTGTTGCCAGATTGATGTGCCTAATGGAATTGATAGATGACGAGattgattttaaattgaatagcaattatagtatatacatatatatgtatatactcgAAAATATTCCACACAATTCACGAGACTAATATTTACGCAGTGTATCTTTGTGTCTTTGTCTAtttctttccctctctctttctatctctctctctagctAAAGTATTGCCGTTTAGCATATAGATGCGAATATCATTGAATTGGCCTTAACCCTTCACAATACACAACAGTTGAGCGGGCTAGCATTGCATTAAACCGGCTAATTTTTTGCCTAGAAGGACACAcactctttctatctctctctctctccctctctctctagAGACTGTTTTAACATGAAATTTAATCGTATTTACTGTCAATTCATGGTTTCATGTTTAATAACTTTAACATTTAATGTGCAATGACTTTATTGGTTGTGTAGGTTCTCTATTATATGATTTTGAATCTTTATTCATGTTTCCTGATAGATAATGTATGTTTAATCATCAGTTAAATCGGATTATATAGAGTctatattataaaattcaatagTTAAAGTTAGTTAAATCGAACATTTCTATGTGAAGGGCTTGCTAATACATTTGaataaattcataaagaaACATTGAGTCGTGATTATTTTCTGAGATAAatagaaaactaaaaactcgGCATTAAAAATAGTCTAACTTTTTCTagaattttttaattacttaGGTTAGTTAAGTTGATATTGTCCACTTTGATGACACTGACACTGGTTCCACTGTGCAACACGATCTGCAGCTACGTTATGGGGCCTAAAGCCTGTTGGGGGCCTTCTCCCTctttttctccctctctctcatacacacacacacacacactgactcTCCCCGACGTTTGTCATATgcatttttataggtttgtTGCATCTGTTGAGAATGCGGGCGTACAATTTGGccttagtgtgtgtgtgtgtgtgtgtgtgtgtgtgtgtgtgtgagtggagGTGTTTCTTCGCgcatgtatgcatgtgtgtatgtgtgtttgcgCCAGTTGTAAGCGTGTGTGCGTGTGATAACGAGTCCGAAATGAGATTAGATTTCATTTGTGGCACACAAACTATTTGATTTACTTGTATAATCagaactacacacacacacacaaaactcATCAGTTGTGATATTAACAATTGAAACAGAAAAATATGCGAAAAACTTCATTCATTACTCATTGCTGCCCCCCTCCCACCACAACCTCTCACTTAGCGCCGCTCCctacaaaacaacaaaacaccgATAACGACAATTCCAGACCCGTCCGCCCCCCTTTCTAGCCCCATACCCTCTACTAACGTCGATGACACCCCCGCAACATAAACCAGTATTCCCAATTGACCTGGCTTGAATTTTTTTGGGCTATGACTAAGCGACCGGCTTTAGTTATCAACAACTAATGgcaaaagagaagaaaaaaacacacacactcacaacaacaaaacaaaagcaagaAATTCTTATCACTAATAGTTGGACGaatcaaataatttaaaagagAAGTGACCTTCTAGTGTGTGTTGAGGGGGGAAAaacttgaaaacaaaaacataaaagcaAGAACAAAATGTACGAAATtcccacaaaaacaaaaaggaaacagaaaaagtgaaaacaacatttttatatacagtcagcaaaaaaagtttaagtaaactgcttaaattaattttatttctattagTACCCGTTCCATAATgggaaaattattaaattatgattattttaCATTAggacatttatttattaacgaaTGGAGTGAAAAAGAACCGagttcctttttttattttctttctacgcaccaaaaaccaaaccaaatgacgAAAAGCACGCCAAAAAAGTTTAAGTATGTTTCGTCTGTCCCGTTTACCGTTGGGTGTTTCTCGGAAATTGCAACGGTAAACTGCTTTTTTCCTTTACTTTACTTCAAATTCTTGAGTTATTATGCAATGGAATTTCATTTGTGTCAGTTTTGTGTGCGTAAATGGGTCATAATGGGTCGTGGCAAGCAAATACCTTTAGAAACGCGACAAATGATAATAAAACTGTACTTAGAGGGTAAAGGTGTATCCGAAATTGGCAGAGTGATTGGCCGACCACCCACTAGTGTTCAATCAATTCTAAAATCTTATGGGCAAACAGCTAGCCTTGAGGTTCAGCCCAGATCAGGCCGACCTTCAAAATTAAGTGCCAGAGATAAGCGACAAATTCTGAGTACTATAAAGAGTGATCCAAAAAAGTCGGCACCAAAAATACAGGAGGACCTATTTCTCACCTCTGGAGTTAGCGTTCATCCGCAAACTGTGCGAAATGTGCTCCACAAGGAAGGGTACAACGCACGAACTCCTCGTAGGAAGCCGTTAATTTCTGAGGTCAATAAGAAAAAACGACTAGAATTCGCTGAAAAGTATGTAAATGAGCCGGATTCTTTTTGGGACTCTGTTATTTGGAGTGATGAGTccaaatttaacatttttgggTCGGATGGAGCTCAAAAAGTGTGGCGAAAGCCAAATACTGCTTTACAGCTGAAAAATTTGACTCCAACTGTGAAGCATGGCGGCGGAAATGTCATGGTTTGGGGATGTGTCGCCACGAGTGGTGCTGGAAAATTAGTATTTATAGATACTAAAATGGACAAACATCATTATCTAGGAATTTTGAAGGCCAATCTCAAGGAGAGCGCGACTCAGCTCCATTTAAGTGAGGGTGCATATTATTTTCAGCAAGATAATGACCCCAAACATACGTCGTATCTTGTAAAGGAATGGTTGCTTTACAATACCAAGCAATTGCACACTCCCCCACAATCACCAGACCTCAATCCTATTGAGCATATCTGGAATTTGTTGGATAAGAGGATACGAAAGCACCAAATATCCTCCAAAGCTACCCTTTCGTCGGTTTTGCGTTCCGAGTGGGAGAAAATTGTCGAAAATGACACCAAACCGTTAGTACGGAGTATGCATCGACGTCTGCTAGCAGTAATTGCTGCAAAAGGAGGCCCAACTAAGTATTAAGATATATTAAGCTACgtttttttaagtttacttaaacttttttggttcgatttttttgtttatttttatgaatttgctttttttttttgttctgtatGTTAAAATGGATTAACCTCAAGACTTTTATGTTGCCAAATATTGAATAAATTATATCTTAGCacattcattttcatttcatttcaattacttttgttttagccctatttcatcaaaatttgtcaaaaaatCTTCTtttacttaaactttttttgctgactgtatgtatattatattaaaacaacaaaatgactAAATAAAAACCACAACGAGCAGAGCGCCTCAAGAGAAATGTTTGTCACTGCCCGCCCACATCCACGCCCAGTTGTGCACCTACACTCGGCCGCCCACCCTACCCTACTCTTCTCTCCCACCCCCCTGTTATGCTCACCTGCTCCTCAATTGCAACTGCAACTTCTTTgctttgttgttggtgttgtttttgttgttgttgctgttgatgcgCTGCAGtttgagtatgtgtgtgtgtgctgacGTTTCTTTGAGCTGGTGTCCGTATCCGTGTGTTTatgagtgtgtgagtgtatgtttattggtgtgtgtgtgtgtgtttgtgtgtgtgacgacgacgacgacgagtaCTCCTCCCCAGATagatttctatatatttttacgACTTTCTTTTCAAATGCGTTGCTGCTAGTACAGATAGAAAGATTGTTTAGTCACAAGACGATGACGACGTCAACAAACTTTAAATGGTTAAGAATTTCGTTGTTTTAATTACACTTTGCACTTTGCACGCAACAAGATAGAACGGGAACACCAAAATGGAAcacttaataaaatttttaacttttcttttcttgttttggaTTGGAATTGGAGATTTTAACTTTACAGAGGTCTCATTTTAACTTAACAGTCTCGATTTTTGTTGCCAGTCTCATTTGGGCTTTACAGTCTCATTGTGAGTTGGCGATTTCATTTTAACATAGCAGCTGATATTCGATAGACAATAATCGATAAATCGTTAAAAAAAATACTGGGCGAAGGTAATTGCTCTTTGGGACGCTCACGCAGCTCAAATTGAGCCACTCTTTTGTTCGATGTTCGACTCCTTTGCTCGATGTTGCTACCTTTCTCTacgattttttaaaagttGGACGCTCGATAGTGCTGGCCAAACATCAAATATAAAACCATCGATGTATCGATAGTACCATCGATGTTATTTCCAGCTTTACTAGGATGACAACGAATTGGcacttatttttcaaattttacatttattttgattttcttcaTATAATTAAGCTCTAATTTCATTTGTTAACGAACTGAtaacaatatatgtatatgtttgtgtgtgtgtatggtgtatGTGCGTTTCTACtgtttgtgcgtgtgtgtatgggtgtgtggtttttgttgtttatttcgatattttttgtttgttttaacaTTAGCTTGAtgcatttttttgttcttgttgttggtcgttgtttttgttttttatttttgtaatgcTAAGTACCTACTTTCAGATATTcaacgtacatatatatatatatatatgtgtatttatgtatgtatgtgtatttgtttgtgtatacagtttttaaatatatatatatatatatatatacatatatatatgtgtgtgtgtgtgtttatgtatatatatttatgtatatatatatataggctCCAACACGCACTAGTCGATCGATCATACAAAATGCCTGTCGCCCCCCTCCAAAATGAATTCGAATTTGAATATAATAACTCAACAAAAACTGCTCGATTTTTGCCATCAGCttaaataaatcataaaaactaaattaactTAAAGCATACAATCCAATTCTCGTTCTCGCGATCCTCCACTTTGCATGCTGCTCAGCCCGTTGCCCACTGCCCACCAAGCCAATTCCGGCGATCTTGAACTGAATCCTTCCCTCCTATCTGCGTTTACTCCTCGGGCGGTTCCTCGGGTATTTGCAAGCTCTGTGCTGCATGCGGATATTCCTCGTGCACGGAATTGGACACTGAATCCGAGTCCTCCTCGAGAAGATTCATTTTACTTGGCGGCGGTGGCGTAGGCGCAGCCATGGCAGGCTGCACCAGATTCGGTATATACTCCACCGTTTCGTATTCTGTTTTGGCCACCGAATCATGATCGTGATCATGATCTCGCTCATGTGCCTGCTCGTGACGCTGTTCATCCACATCCACGGGGGATACAACCGCATCCTCCTGCTCCTGTTGTTCCTTGGGGCTTAGCCCCGCAGTTTCATTGCCATTGGGATCCGCTACATTGGGTGTTAAATTTGTTGGCTCCTCAATGTCCAGGATAACGGGCAAGGTTTCATTTGGCTTTGGAGTTCTTGTACTGGTTGTAGTGGTGGTGGGTGCTGTGGTGGTTACCACCTCGGTGGCTCCCAATTGACTGAggagagttgttgttgttgttgtcgctgctgttgtagttgttgttgtggtcgatgttgttgtcgctgtagTCGTGTTCGGATTCGTGATAGCTGGCATAGTTATTGTCGTCTCATTAAGGTCCTTCTCTAACTCCACGGCCAGCAGCACAGAGGGAGCCACAGATGCTGCCGGAGTTGGCGGAGCCGGCGTTGTAGACGGTATTGGAGCCGGTGTCGTGGTCACTTCAAGGGTCACTGGCGGGGCTAAAATCACTGGATTGATTATCGGTTGACCCAACGTTGCTATTATCGGTGGCAATAGAATCGGCGATGGCACAATCATTTGCTTCTCATTTAACTGGGTCACCAGCAGCGGCAAATCAATCTTGTACAGCATCGGCAACACTGTGCACACCTCCTGGTCATTCTCAAAGCACTGCGAACGTCCTCGTATACGTGCATCCTGGGCAGCCATTAGACGACAAATCTCATTGAGTCCCACCTCACACATTATGGGATTatctataataaaaaaaaacagttggTTATGGAAGGAAATCCTTGTGGATTTGAAGTCATTTGCTCACTCACCATCCAGATACATTTCCAGTTTTCCAGCCACATTGTGATTCTTGCAGCGCGTATTACTAACTAGTTCGCTCGATATGGACATTATCTGATTATTGGTCAGATTAACCTGACACAAAACAGGCAGACCATGAAAATCTCGTTCCAGTTTGGTGATATTGTTAAAGGCAACCTTCAGGATCCTAAGACTGGGCAGGATTGTCtgcaaaaccaaaagaaaaagttgTAATCCCAAGTGGTAACCCATcaattgtttcttttcttaCATTTTCCAATGGTTTCAGTTCGGTCAATTGATTTCCAGTCATATCCAGTAACTCCAGAATATGCATGCCTTCAAAATCGCTGGGCAATATGTACTTTAGCTTGTTGTGGGGCAAATTCAAAAGACGCAGATTGCCCAAGCCAGCCAGGGCAGAGTCCAAAGTGATTATTTGATTGTTATCCAAATGTAGATCACGCAATGGCAAATCCTTGATGCTATTACGACTGGGTATCAGACGTTGTATACGATTATTGGACAAATCGAGCAACTTGAGCGAACGCAAGCCGTGCAGCTCCTCCATGGAGAACTCTTCGATCTCGTTGAAAGAGAAATTTGCTATCTTCAGTTTGCCCATGGAGTGCAACGACGAGTTCAGCGAGCGTATGTGATTACAATCCAAATGCAGAGTCTCCATTAGTTCGCACATCTGGAACTCATCCTGGGCCAAGTATTCCAGCTCATTGTTATTGGCATACAGTTCATTCAGATATTTGGCATGTTTCAGGACGCCATCAAACGAACGCAAGCGATTGAAATGCAAGTGAATTGTCTCCAAATTCATCATTTTTGCCATATTGGCCGGCAGCCTTTCCAATCGATTATTGTGGGCCATCAATAGCTTCAGTATACTCCCATCCGGTAGCTCACCATCCAGATTACTGATGTTGTTCGCATTAATAAACAGCGATTGCAGCTTATCCAACTCGTGCAGGGACCCATTCAACGACTCTATCTGATTTCGACCCAAATGCAATATCTGCAAACTGAGCGGAAATGATCCTCTATCCAATCGATTGATATTATTGCTCGGTAATATGAGATTCGTCACCATCTGTATGCCTTTGAAATCTTCCTGCTGCACAGCCTGTATGTTACATCGCCCAATGTCCAGCGTTAGCAGTCGCGGCATATGGTTCAAGACATGCTTTGGAATCTCGTCGAGTTCGTTGTCACCGACGCTTAGGTAGGTGACATTCGATAACCCACGGAATGGCAGTTCGGGCAGCGATCTATAAATAGGAAAGTATACAAGAAATGCCATtagaaattcaaaattttgcaATGAATCCAAATGGGAATCGTCTGAcgaatgagtgagtgagtaTGCGACTCATATACCATCATATTTTTACCTATACTAGAGTAGTATACTAAATGCATACTCTATGCAATAGCATTCCCATTTTGCAATATACAATTCTCTCCCGACATTGCAATCAAGAAACttcaaatatcaaaaatgAATGCAAATCAAATCAGAAATACTTCTCCTACATTTTTAGATATGTATCAAACCACCTTATAAAGAGGGTAAATTGTTTCAAAATTCTATGTTTGCCCACTTTCCATATGGAAAAAGTCGAAAACAAACAAGTTGTTTTGTTGACTTTAAAACAAATCTTCTGTAGATGATCTTTGTAGCTTCTCCTGTTCTTCTAGTGGAGTAAGTTGTCACATGACTATGGAATCTTTCTTTGCATTGGGTGTGGCAAAATATTTAGTATTCCTTAATTTTTATCAAGGATTTGTCAGTAAGACAAATTCGTTGGGAAACCAGCCTAGACTATTCAATTAATTCTTTTAGTAAAACATTTCTTGACTATGACTAAGAAATGATCATTCTATTACATCTATTTTGAAGTGAATATTTTGCCTCCCAATGACTCAAAGACTAACTTCTTCTGCTTCCCGACATCAATAAACTTCGTCcagacttttatcaataaaaaCAATCAATCCATACGAATGAAGAACTGAATGCAGCTTAATGTTAAAGCTCTCATTTGAGCAATAATCACTgctaatttacatatatttgctGTTAGACAAAACAACaattaacaacaacacaaaaaaaactcaacaGCATCATTAAtgaattcaatatatataataacaaTGACTAAACATATTTCAGCAGCACTAAAAAGTGAATAAAGTCCGAATGGATTAATTGCAGATTTATCTTTGAAATCTACCAGAAATCTAATGCAAAAGGTCCAAAAGCAACACATACAAATTTGTGTAATAAATTTACTAATTTTGAGTTTCGTTAACCATTTGATTAAAACAATACATAAAAGAAGACACCGGATCAAAGGCTGTTAAAAGgataaaagtatgcaatagacaTTGCATTTGCACCCAAGaagtcaattttttaaacattttcaaagCAAACATTATTAATAGAGTTTCGTTAAGTTACAAGGCATATAAAAAGATATAGATTTGTTAAAAATAGTGAAGATTTTTCCAgcatattgcatactttagggggcaaAGTTTACGTTTGCAGATATTTGTTGCATTAGTATTCGAGGCTAAGACTACTTGATACGAGCTATAACCATGTAATCTATTCCCAACTCTTATTGATTTAATATAattcgaaaaataaaaatagttgattttaaaataaaaatgtgtaaaaatAGAGTAAGATTAATACATTTATTTAGCGGTTTTGAATTTACGATAAAACCAATAACGTTTTAAGCAGTTTCATATTCGTTAATTTTGATGATGAAatgcaaatattattttataaactATTAAATTAACCCAACTGATTCAAGTAATTGACTAGCAATCTCTTAAAAAATACTGCAAAACCTTAAGAATTGCATGAAATGGTCTCAATCTTTGGCCACATTTTCTTTGTAAGAAAatagaatgaaaaaaaaagaaaagaaacgaaacgaaacctGACAAATGCAATCACATCGTTTGATGGGCATTTATCAGTCAATCAATCAGTCAATTAACCGACTGCCAACTGCTGCTATCTAAGAATAAATATGATATAATAGTTCGAAGTTTGAAAAGGAAATTCAACGAAtggaaaattgatttttacaTAAATATGGAGATTGGCAATTGAGCCATGAtttgttattttcttgttTGGTTAAACTGATTGACTGACTGAGAATTTGTAGTtgataatatataatattgaTAGAATCAATAAACTCGAGCAATGAAACTGGATCTTCCCCCTTCCCTCTTCTTGAGAATCTCCTGCAAAGCAGGTGCCAGTGGCCAAGATGTAACTAACGAGGCATGGGAGGTTGGGATCTTCATTGGGGGCTATTAAGTTGTCGCCATTGAGGCGCCAAACTGACGCATTATTCATGATGGGAACTGGGCTGGTCGACTGGCTAGTTGTGGCGTGTAAATTGCATATCCAATTGAACTGGGATGGGGACATGGACTGGACATCCTTGGCGCCCGTTATTGGTGAGCTGGTGAGGTGGTGGAGCTTCTACCGTCTGACTGACTGATTGTTGATTGGCAGTATCTATTTTTAGATGAGACACATGATCATGATTGATAGCTGGTCCAGCTATGGCAATGAGGGACCTGCGACACATGTCCAGTCAGGTGAAGAGCTAACAGAATTAtgtaacaaaaaaagaaaaccaaaggCGATGGCCTTCTCCTTAGGTAGATGCTGTTAGAAGGATgataattatatatgtataatatagtTGAGACAATGCAATAAAGGAATTGATCAtattatatacacacacacacacatatgtatgtgtgtacatcATATTTGTCTGTATGTGAAGACTCACTGACTATATCTACAATTCCTTAACGTCAGACATATAATTGTCACACGACCTAAACTGCCCTCTTGATCATTGATTGAACGtaataataaaattcaattggGCTGCCTGTTTTTTCTCATAATTTCTCCTCGCACCGCCATTTGCTGTtgctccacctcctcctccttctacTCCTCCTCCAGCACCACCTACCCACAAAAACACAGACTTTGCCTGAGGCTGACTGACCCCGGAGagtaaaaacaataacaaccaaaacaaaaaaaaaacagcaacaacaacaacaacaactgcggAACATTCCATTTCGAAGTAATCATTATTAGATGGTCGACTTTGTGGGGGTTTGGGGTTTATTGACGTTGAATCCATccatccaaaaaaaataataataataacaaaatatatttctttgcgtatgtgtgtgtatgtgagtatACTTTCACATTTAATTCCACTATAAgcattatgttttttttttttttgttagtaaACTGGGATTGCCTTTACCATAGAACTTTTGTTATCAAGACAGACATGTCCAGacataattgaaaatattcCATGATTCAAACTGAACATCATCACATCACATCACATAAATTATCGATCATAATTAATTGTCAAGATCAGAGACTCACGAGAGAAAaagggagagacagagagatagaaagaagGGGGAAAAGTCACAGTCAACACTTTCGTTTCGCACTTTCTCAGGGCTAAGCGCGCTGCTGCACTttgataataaaattaataatattaaaatagcCTTAAACAAATCAGCGAGTGATTGAACATATAGCCATAATACATACTAGTAGGAatgagacaaagagagaggggaagagagtgtgtgagtgtgtgtgtgtgcatcaCATGGTAAAGTTTCTTATCAGCCTGAGAAAATGCATTATATTACCATACTATGTAACTCATTCTTCAAAATGAAATCTCAAAACTCAAAATGTCCTGCCCCAAGTTCTCCCCTactctacacacacacacacacacacacagatttCTTTTAATCTCTATGGCAATAGTTGCCGCAAATCATCTATATAATA
It encodes the following:
- the LOC6639085 gene encoding protein artichoke, which codes for MTSLVYTVFHIATLHCSVRPEISPCTCETGKSMNHVELSCEKLESFNAVVDSLANKLNPDLNIELKITHSQLDDLEMRSFTDMNFNLYKLRMQWNELRSLPELPFRGLSNVTYLSVGDNELDEIPKHVLNHMPRLLTLDIGRCNIQAVQQEDFKGIQMVTNLILPSNNINRLDRGSFPLSLQILHLGRNQIESLNGSLHELDKLQSLFINANNISNLDGELPDGSILKLLMAHNNRLERLPANMAKMMNLETIHLHFNRLRSFDGVLKHAKYLNELYANNNELEYLAQDEFQMCELMETLHLDCNHIRSLNSSLHSMGKLKIANFSFNEIEEFSMEELHGLRSLKLLDLSNNRIQRLIPSRNSIKDLPLRDLHLDNNQIITLDSALAGLGNLRLLNLPHNKLKYILPSDFEGMHILELLDMTGNQLTELKPLENTILPSLRILKVAFNNITKLERDFHGLPVLCQVNLTNNQIMSISSELVSNTRCKNHNVAGKLEMYLDDNPIMCEVGLNEICRLMAAQDARIRGRSQCFENDQEVCTVLPMLYKIDLPLLVTQLNEKQMIVPSPILLPPIIATLGQPIINPVILAPPVTLEVTTTPAPIPSTTPAPPTPAASVAPSVLLAVELEKDLNETTITMPAITNPNTTTATTTSTTTTTTTAATTTTTTLLSQLGATEVVTTTAPTTTTTSTRTPKPNETLPVILDIEEPTNLTPNVADPNGNETAGLSPKEQQEQEDAVVSPVDVDEQRHEQAHERDHDHDHDSVAKTEYETVEYIPNLVQPAMAAPTPPPPSKMNLLEEDSDSVSNSVHEEYPHAAQSLQIPEEPPEE